The following is a genomic window from Verrucomicrobiia bacterium.
GATAGCTCCCTCGTATTCAGCCAGCGCGATAATGCGGCAGCCCCCTTCCTGGCAGAACTTGGCAACGTGGTAGCCGACGTTACCTAATCCCTGAACGACGACCGTTTTTCCCTCCAATCCTCTGGAAAGTCCCAGCTTATTCATTTCCTCTTCGTGATTGCAGACCTCCCGCAGGCCGTAGAACACCCCCCGCCCGGTGGCTTCCGTCCGTCCGCGGACCCCTCCCTGGGTTACCGGTTTCCCGGTGACGCAGGCAAAGGCATCCAGTTGCCCCGGGTTGAAGGCGGCATAGGTATCGACAATCCAGGCCATTTCCCTTGGCCCCGTTCCGTAATCGGGCGCCGGCACGTCCACTCCCGGCCCGATGAAATTTTTCTTTATCAGCTCGGCCGTGTAGCGGCGGGTGATCTGCTCCAGTTCGGCGAGCGTGTATTTCTTGGGGTCGATTTTGACCGCCCCCTTGGCCCCGCCGAACGGAACGTCCACAATGGCGCATTTGTAGGTCATCAACGCCGCCAGCGCCTTGACCTCGTCCTCGTTCACCTCCTCCGAATAACGGATGCCCCCTTTGACCGGCAGCTTGTGGTGACTGTGTTCCACCCGCCAGCCGGAGATGACCTCATAGCCGTTTTGGGTTCGAATGGGGAACTGGAAGGCGTAAATGCTGTTGCAGGCCTTGATTTGCTCCAAAAGCCCCTTGGGATGGCCGGTAAAGGCGGCGGCCTTGTCGAAATAGAAGTTGACGTTTTCAAAAAAGGAGCGCTGGCCTGACGCGGTTGTCACGGTATCCTCCGGGATATTCGGTTTTTAGTATGCGGGTCGCGGAATTCACGGCGGGAAGTTTGCACTCCTCAAGGAAAAAGTCAAGGGAGTCATCAAGTTTATTGACTACCAGCCCTGCCGTTCCCGAAACGAGGTGATGTGCGCCGTATGGTGGCGGCCGTGCCAGGCGTAGAGGGCCAAAAGCTTTTCCAGCGTCATAATCCCGCTTTCCGGATGACGCAAGGTGCGGTTGAAGTCCTCCGGTTTAAGCGACCTTAAAAGCGAAACCCAGCGGATGTGCAGGGAATCCAAAAGATTCAAGGAAACCTCAATCGGGGTTTTCTTCGTGTCCGCCAGTTCCGCCCAGCGCGCTTCATTATACGGCTTGATGGTCGGTTCCTCTTCCGTGAGCGTGAGCTTGAAGCGGGTATAGGCGTTCAGGTGGCTGTCCGGGACGTGGTGCACCACCTGCCGGACGGTCCAGCCGCCATCCCGGTACGGCGTGTCGAGCTGCTTTTCGGAAAGCCCCGCCACCGCCTTGCGCAAAAGCGCCGGTGCGGCCGCTATCTGTTCAATCCAAAGTTGATGGACTGTTTCGCTAACGTTTCCTTCAAATTTGAACGGGCCTATGGGGTAGCGCGGGTCGGTCATGTCGTTTCTCCCATATTTTGAATATACATGCAGATTCAATCAAACAAAATAATGGGTGAGAGAAACAATGGCAATTGATGATTTTGGCCGATTTGGTTGACAATTAAACGGTCTCGGTTATTATACTTTTATGTTTCCGTTGAAAGATGACATACCCTCTTCCCGAATGCCCGTTCTCACGGTGCTTTTAATCGTTGTAAACACCCTGATTTTCTTCTGGGAAAAGCTGAATGTGGCGGGGTTCGAGCCCACCATTTGGAAATGGGGTTTGGTTCCCTACGAATTTACCCATCAAGTAGAACTGACCCCCGGGATGGACGTGCCGCCATTCAGCAATGTCTTTTCCTCGATGTTCATGCACGGCGGGTTTTTCCATCTGGCCGGTAATATGCTCTACCTTTGGATTTTCGGGGACAATGTGGAAGACCAGTTGGGGCACGTCCGCTTCATCCTGTTTTATTTGCTTTCCGGCGTAGTCGCCGCGTTAAGTTTCACCTATCTTTTTCCGAACTCGAAAGTTCCCTTGGTGGGGGCTTCCGGCGCCATCGCCGGCGTTTTAGGGGGGTATCTTTTGCGCTTCCCGCGTGCCCGGGTTTACACGCTTATTTTTCTTGGTTTTTTTGTTCAGGTTGTGCGCATACCGGCGTTGATTGTCTTAGGATTATGGTTCGTCATACAGCTTTTAAACGCCGGGGCGAGCTTTACCGTGGCCGCCACCTCGGGTACCGCCTGGTTTGCCCACGTGGGGGGGTTCGTCGCCGGATTTCTTCTGTTTCCCCTCTTGGGGGGTATGAAACGAAGAGCGGTTCATTATGATTACCGGTGAGATTACTTTGCGGAACGCCACCATAAACGATATGCCGCACATCGTCCGGATGATCGGGGAGTTCGATTTGGATTATGAGCAGCTTTCGCCGGAGCAGTTTTTAGTCATCGAGGATGGGGGGCAAATCGTCGCTTTCGGCCGGTTGAAACCCTACTCGGATGCCGTCGAGCTGGGGAGCGTCGGTGTGCGTCCTGACCGCCGCAAGATGGGATATGGAAAAATGATGGTGGAAGCCTTGATTGAAAAAGCGCCCGACGAAATCTGGATAACCACCAACCTGCGGGATTATTTTCGCCTTTTCGGCTTTACCGAGTCTGAAAAGATGCCGGCTTCCATAAAAAACAAGCTGGAAAATTTCTGCCATTTCACCTGCCGGCCGGGGATTGCGGCGATGGTGTTGCGGAAAAACGCCAACCCATCGGATGGAAAAAAATGAAGCATTTGGCCGATTTTGTTCACCTGCACAACCACACCACATATTCGCTTTTAGATGGGGCGATAAAGATCGACGACTTGATGGCCAAGGCCAAGGAATACGGAATGCCGGCTTTGGCGTTGACCGACCACGGCAATCTTTTCGGCGCCATCGAATTTTACAAGTCGGCCAAAAAGCACGGCATCAAGCCGATTATCGGCTGCGAGGCGTACGTGGCGCCGGAAAGCCGGCATAAAAAAGAGCCGCTGCGGGGATTCCCGGACGCCGGGTATCATTTGATTCTCTTGGCCAAAAACCTCGCGGGCTACCGCAACCTGGTCAAACTCTCCAGCGCCGGGTATTTGGAAGGGTTCTATCACCGTCCCCGGGTGGACAAGGAGTTGCTGCGGGCCCATTCGGAAGGGCTGGTCTGCCTTTCATCCTGCTTGAACGGCGAACTGCCGGCCCAATTGCGCAACAGCGATTTCAAAAAGGCGCGGGAAGTGGCCAACGAGTACGCCGACATTTTTGGCAGGGAAAACTTCTTTGTTGAACTCCAAGATCACGGCATTTCCGAAGAGGACCGGATTCGAGGGGAACTGGCCAAAATCGGGCAGGAACTGGGGTTTGGTCTGGTCGCCACCAACGACTGCCATTACCTGCGGCGGGTGGATGCCGCCGCCCACGACGCTCTTTTGTGCATCCAGACCGGCAAGGTTCTGACCGACACGGACCGGCTGAAATACGAAACCGACCAGGTATACTTCAAATCCGACCGGGAAATGAAAGAGCTTTTCGGCTGGGCGCCGGAATCGATTGAAAACACGCTGCGGATCGCCGAGGTCTGCAACCTCGAACTGGAACTGGGGAAACTGCACCTTCCCCGCTTTCCCCTGCCCTCCGGCTTCAATTCAGCCGACCAATTTCTGGAACACCTGGCCCGCAAGGGAATGGAGGAGCGCTATCATCCGGTTACTCCGGAAGTAAAGGAGCGGTTGGAATATGAACTGAAAGTCATCCGCGAAATGGGGTATTCCGGCTACTTTTTAATCGTACGGGATTTTGTCGATTACGCCCTGCGCAACAACTTTCCCGTAGGCCCGGGACGGGGTTCAGTCGGGGGAAGCCTTGTGGCCTATTGTATCGGAATAACCCGAATCGACCCAATGAAATACGGACTTCTATTCGAGCGCTTTTTGAATCCGGAGCGGATTTCGATGCCGGATATCGATATCGACTTTTCCGATCGCGACCGGGACAGGATTATCCAATATGTCATTGACAAATATGGTGAAGAGAACGTCTGCCAGATTATCACTTTCGGGACGATGGCGGCACGGGCGGTGGTGCGGGACGTCGGCCGGGTGATGTCCCTGCCCTATTCGGAAGTCGACCGGATTGCCAAACTGATTCCATTTGACACTGAAATGACCTTGGAGCGGGCAATGGAGATGCAGCCGGATTTGAAACGATTGACAGCTTCGGATCCCAAAATTGCCCAATTGATGGAATATTCCAAAACTTTGGAAGGACTTTCCCGCCACGCCTCGGTTCATGCCGCCGGCGTGGTCATTGCCCCTTCCAAGTTGACGGACTACGTCCCGCTATACCGCACCAACCGGGATGAAACGGTGACCCAGTTCGATATGAAGGGAATTGAAGAGATCGGCCTTTTGAAAATGGATTTCCTGGGGCTGCGGACGCTGACCGTCATTGAGGATACCGTCCGCTTCGTGAAGGAACGGGAGGGGATTGCAATCGACATCGATAAAATCCCGCTGGACGACGCCAAAACCTTTGAGCTTTTCGCCTCCGGCGAAACCACCGGCCTATTCCAGTTTGAGTCGGCCGGAATGCGGGACTATTTGCGTAAGCTAAAACCGGATTCCCTCTCCGATCTGGCGGCGATGAACGCCTTGTACCGCCCCGGCCCGCTGGATGCTTACATGGTGGATGAGTACATCGACCGCAAAAAGGGAAAAAAGGTTCAGTACGAACATCCCAAGCTGGAGAAAATTTTAAAGGAGACCTACGGGGTCATCGTCTTCCAGGAGCAGGTTTTGGAAATTGCCAAGGAACTGGCCGGTTATACCCTGGGGAAGGCCGACATTCTGCGCAAGGCGATGGGGAAAAAGGATGCCGAGTTGATGGCGGGGGAGAAGGAGGAGTTCATTCAGGGGGCCGTGGCCCATCATATCGACAAACAGAAAGCGGAACGGATTTTTGAACAAATCGCCACCTTCGGCCGTTACGGGTTCAACAAGGCCCATTCCGTCGGCTACGCCTATCTCGCCTATCAGACCGGCTATCTAAAGGCCCACTGGCCGGTCTATTTTATGGCCGCCTCCCTTTCCTCCGAAATGGGGAACACCGACCGGGTGGTCCTGCTGATTCTGGAAAGCCAAAGGCTCGGTATAGAGGTCCTGCCCCCCGACGTGAACCGAAGTTTTTCGAAATTTACGGTCGAGGATGGCAAAATCCGCTATGGTTTGGCGGCCGTCAAAAACGTGGGAGAGGGGACCGTCGAGACGCTCGTGACCACCCGTCAAGCCAAGGGGGAATTTAAATCAATCTTTGATTTTGCCCGCAAAATGGATACGGGCGCCTTGAACCGCCGGATGGTGGAAAGTTTGGTCCTGGCGGGGGCCTTCGACTCGCTCGATTCCAACCGGGCACGCCTTTTCAAAAACGTTCAGCGGGCGATCGATTGGGGTGCGGATGCACAGGCGGCAGACGCAGCCGGACAAGCTTCCTTGTTCGGGGGACGTTCCGACCTCGGTATAAGCGAGCCGGCGCTGGAGCCGGAAGAAAAATGGCCCCCTGTAATGCGCCTGACCCGTGAAAAAGAGGTTTTGGGATTCTACTTTTCCGGCAATCCCCTGGAAAACTACCGCCGGGAATTGGATTTATTTTCCACCACGCAAATCGGCAATCTGGAAAGCTTTCGGGACGGAGAGGAAGTCGTTCTTTCCGGGATGATAGGGGATATAAAAACCAAGCTGGACAAGAAAGGGAAGCGGATGGCGTTTGCCGGCATCGAGGACATCACCGGGCGGACCGAGCTGGTAATTTTTTCCGACGTTTTCGAAAGATCCCGGGCCGCCCTTCATCCGGAGAAGCTTGTGGTTGCCCGCGGGCGGGTTTCCACCAAGGAGGGGGAAAAGCCCAAACTGGTCGCCTCGGAGGTTTATTCCGTAGAAGAGGCCTACCTGCGCTCCCCCCTCGCGCTGACGTTGACCTTCGACGTAGCCGAACGGCCGCTTTTGGACAAGGCCTTGCCGCTTCTTGAATTTGGAAGTTGGCCCGGCTTATTGAACATCCGGCTGGTCTCTCCGGAAGAAACCGTTCTTTTCTGCTCCCGTCTTGGGGGGGTGCGGCTCTCACGGGAGCTTTTGGAGAGCTTGCGCCAGTTCGTCGCTCCGGAAAAAGTTGAACTTTCAGGCCCGCGGCAGGGGAAAAAGCCGTGAACTTTTTCCGCCCGCAAGGAAGCATCGGTTTGCCCCTCCGGGAATGGCGGCTCAATGGTGCCCTGGCCGAGCCGATCGCACTCAATTTTCTCCTCCGGGCAGTCGATGATAACCCTAAGGCGGGCAAGGGGTCGGTGGAAAAGGGAAAAAAATTAGTTCGTGACTTTTCGACCGCATCAGTGTAAAATAGTCAAGGGGTGGAAGCGATTTTGGATGTCAGGAACAAACGGTAGGAGCGGTGCGGTTGGTTAAGGGTATGATAAAAGGAGGTATGGTGCGTTTCGCCACGATATTGCTTGCCGGAGTTTTGTTTTTGGGCGCTTCCGGGCCGGAACAAAAGGAGGGGGCCGGGGTTTCCCGGAAAGGCTCCGTTTCAAAAAAGGGGCAGGCATCCGCCCCGGCTGAAATTGTCTGGCTCAGCTATGAAGAGGGACTGAAAAAGGGGAAGCTGGAAAACAAGAACATTTTCATCGACTTTTACACCAATTGGTGCGGGTGGTGCAAAAAACTGGACAAGGATGTCTATTCCGACAGCGCCGTCAAAACCGTCCTTTCCCGCCATTTCGTGACCGTTAAAACCAACGCCGAATCCGGCCGCCGCTTCACTCTGGAGGACGGCAAGCAGTACACGGATGCCAGTCTGGCCCGGGAGGTGTTCGGGGTTCAGGGGTATCCGGCGCTTTGGTTTTTAACCGCCAAAGGGGAAAAATTGACGTATATTCCGGGGTATGTTCCAAAGGAAAAGTTTGTCAACATTTTGACTTTTATCAGCAGCAAGGCGTACCAGACAAAGAAATTCGAGGATTACGAACAGGAACTGGCCGCCAAGAAGGGAAACTAAAACTACCGTTGCCGACCACGCCAGACCGAGTTTCCCTCAACCCCCCTCTCGTGTTTGGCAGGCAGCGGTAGTTTAAATTTTGGGAACTTTCAAACCGGACGGGGGGTTAAAAAAGAACTGATGTTGATAAAACGCTTGTTGATTGCCGGCCTTGCCGGGCTCACCATGGCTATGTCGATTTTCTCCTGCGGAAAGCAAGAGGACCGGCAGGAAGCCACCACCGGCGGTTCGGTGAATAACGCTCCCCAAACCGCTGCGGACGGTTCGGGTTCGGTCGGTTTTTCCTTGGCGGATATCGATGGCAACACGGTTTCATTGGCCGATTATAAGGGGAAGGTGGTTCTGGTCGATTTCTGGGCCACTTGGTGCGGCCCCTGCCGTCAGGCGGTGCCTCATTTGAAGGAACTTTATGAAGAAAATCGGGGGAAAGGGTTTGAAATTCTGGCCATCGCAATGGACGAGGACGGCCAGAAGGTGGTGCCTCCGTTCGTCGAAGATAACCGGATTAATTACACCGTCCTTTTGGGGACCCCCGAGGTGGAATCGGAATTCGGCGGTCTGGTGGGGTATCCCACCACCTTTCTTATTGACCGGGAGGGTAAGGTTGTTGACAAGACTTTGGGGTATCGTCCCAAGGAGTATTTTGAGGAAAAGCTGAAACCCCTGTTATAGGGATCTCCCCGGAACCTTTCCGGTTTCGGGGGTTATAAAAGGCAAAAAGGGCTTGTTCTGAGGCAGGGAAAGATTATATTGAGACGGAAGGGGAAAACGATAAACGCAACCGGAAGGAGGAGTTCGTGAAGAAGATTCTGGCAGTGGTGGTTGGTCTGGTCGTTCTGGGTTTCAGTGCCTGGGCGGTCGCCGGCCCGAATTGTTGTTCCAAGGCCAAATCCACCGCGTCGGCTTCGGCCGCGGGTGAAAAGGTGGAAAAGGCCTCCGCGGCTTGCGAGCCGAAGGAGACCAAAACCGCCGAAGCGACGGGTGCCGTCAACACCGATGCGTCCGCCTGCGTGGAAAAAGCGGTCAAGCTGTCGATCACCGGAATGCACTGCGGCGATTGCAGCAAAAAGATTCAAGCCGCTCTTTCCAACCTGGAGGGGGTTTGCGCCTCCAAAGTCAGCTACACCCGCAAGAATGCGGAAGTGGTTTATAATGCGAACCAGCTTTCCGAGGAGCGCATCGTTCAAACGGTTACAACGGCCGGTTTTACGGTGGCCTCCACCAAGGCATCCAACTGGAAAGCCTCCAAGAGCGAAGACTGCTGCAAAGCCAAAAAATCGGCCAAAACCACCGGGTCGGATACTTAATCGGGACGGGAGTTTGAAAAAGCGGAGCGCAAGCTCCGCTTTTTTTATTGACAGCAAAACCCCGGCAAATAGATTGATTAAGGGAATGAAGGCAGCGGTTTTAGCCATGTTTTTGTTTATGGCTTTTTCCATCGCCAAAGCCACCAAATATGCCGGTGAATTCTTGAGTTTGGGCGTGGGGGCTCGGGGCTTGGGAATGGGGGGGGCCTATGTGGCGGTGGTCGATGACGCCACCTCCGGCTGGTGGAATCCGGCCGGCGCCGCCCGGCTTTCCGCCCGCCAGGCGGTTTTTATGCACGCGGAGACGTTTGGCTCCCTTTTGAACCACGACTATCTGGCCCTCGGGCTGCCAAAAGAAAACTACGGACTGGTTTTTTCGGGCGTTCGATTGGGGGGTGGGGGAATCAAGGTTACGGAATTGCCGAATCCCGATTCCTTGGTAGGAGACAGAAACCGCCCCTATGTGGCAAAAGTGGAGGGGCACGGGGATTACGCCGTCATCGCCACGTATGGACGTCCTTACCGGGAGAACCTTTTTTGGGGGGGGAGTGTAAAAATTATTTACCGGGCGATTGCGGATAATTCCGCATTCGGGCTTGGGGCCGACGCCGGCCTTCTGTGGCAGCCTAAGACGAACTGGTGGGTGGGAGCGGCGGCGATTGATTTTACGGGAACCTTTCTGGCTTACGACACGGGCACCAAGGAGACCATAACGCCGACATTGAAATTGGGAACGAGCTACGTGTATCCATACCGGGAATTCAGTTTTTTAGGGGCTTTTTCGACCGATTTGCGCTTCGAAGGCCGCAAGGCCTCCGCCCAGTACTATCAGGGTTCGATTTCGGCCGACAACCATTACGGGCTGGAAATCGGCTATCGCCAGAAGGGTTTTGCCCGTTTCGGTTTTGATGCGGGGGATTTTACCGCCGGCGCCGGTGTGTGGATCGCTCCCCTAAGGATTGATTTTGCTTTTCTGACCCATCCGGCGCTGGACAACAGCTACCGGGTTTCGCTTTCGGCGGATTTTTAACTAATTATGGGTGAACAAAGGAGGTTGGTAATGCGCAGTTTTTTAGGTACATGCCGGTGCTTGGGGATTTTGTTCTGGCTTTTGCCGTTTGGGCTTTTTGCCGCGCCGAAACCGAGGGATGTGGTGGCGGAGGTGGATGGGCACCCCATAACCGTGGAAGAGGTGCAAAAAAAGCTTGCCGGTTTGCGCGTTGCCCGTCCCGAATCGAAGCCGGACGAGTTGAAACGGGAGGCATTGAACGAAATCATAACCGAGCGTTTGGTTAAAATAAAAGCCCCCTCCATTCCAGTGGAACAGGATTCTGCATTCATGCGCCGTGCCGACTATATGCTGGCCCAGGTGGCCACGCGCGAAGTTTTCAACCGGGAAGTTATTTCCGTCGTTTCCGTTTCGGACAGCGAGGTGACGGAGCGTTACCGGCAAAGACCGCAGGATTACCAGATGCTGGCATGGGCGAGGGCCAGCCACATACTGATTGCTCCGGTCAAGGACACCCTGCTGCTTACCGCCCGCCAGAAGGAGACCGGTTGGTGGGCCGATTCGGAACCCAAGGCCAGGGTAATCGCCGATTCGCTTTATCGGCTGATCAGGTCCGGTTTTTCGTTTGATTCGCTGGCGCGTCACTGGTCGCAGGATATGGTCTCCGGTGTTAAGGGCGGGGATTTGGGGCGGTTTTCCCCCGGCCAAATGGTGCCGGAGTTTGATTCCGTCGTCTTCAGCCAGGAGGTGGGAAGTGTTTCGCCGCCGGTGAAAACCCGCTTCGGTTATCATCTCATCAAAGTGACGCACCGACAGGAGAAGGAAACCGCACCGCTGCACGATTCGCTGTGGCAGGAAATCCACAAGCAGCTTTTGAACGAAAAAATGATCCGGCGCAGCTTTGTTTTCCTGGACAGCCTGCAGCAGGCGGCCGGCGTCCGGTTCAACGAAAAAGTCCTGGAGATGAGTGATTCCGCGCTGCAGGCCCAAAAAATCTGGGCCGTGGTTTCCCGTCCCGGGGACACGGTCTGGTCCGACCGCTTCGGTTCCCAACTGGTCATGGCCCGCCCCATTGCCCCCCGGGCCGTGGACCGAGACTTCAAGATAGAATTGCTCAAGGAGGCGATAACCCCGTTTCTTATGCGCCGCGCGGTGGCGGATATGAAAATCAACGAGACCGAGGCCTACCTGGCCCGCAAGGAACAGCTTTTTCTGAATGAAAAGATGGACCGCTTGATGAAGGAATCGCGGATTGAATACAACCCGACGCCGGACGAGGTGGAGACCTATTACCAGACGCATAAATCGGAGTTTAGGACCGCCGAAAGTCTCTCCGTGCACGTTCAGCAAATGGTATTTAAAACCAGGGCGGAAGCCGACCGCGCCTTTCATGAACTGGAAGCCGGCGCCGACTTTGTCCTTTTGGCCAGAAAGTATTTCAAGGGGGATTCGGACATCGCGCAGGAGGCTTTTGATCTGGGTTTCATTTCCTATCCGGCAATGCCGCAGGATTTTTTTGCAGTGGCGGAAACGTTGACTGTGGGGACGATCAGTCGGCCGGTTAAAACCGAATGGGGCTATCATTTGCTCAGAGTTTTGGCCCGCCGCCCGGATTTAAGTTTGGAAGAGGCCCGTCCAAAAATCACCGCCGCTATCCGCAAATCCAAACAGGAAGAGCATCGCCAAAGATGGGAGGCCAGCCTGCGCGAGGGCCATAGGATTTCGATCCGGGAACGGGTATTGAAAGGCATCAAGTACGATCCACCCCGCACGGGCAGTTCCGGCCAGCCTTGAACGGAGGGGGTTCTTCAGCGGACAGCCGGGCTGAAATTCCCTACTCCGCGGAAATTAAGCGGAAGCTTGTTCATCTGACTTCGCTTTGGATCCCGCTTGCAATTTGGCATCTCCACCAACGTACGGCTGGCATCGTCCTGTGCCTCGTCTTGGCGGGCTCTTTGGGCCTCGATCTGCTGCGGCATTACGTTCCAAAAGAGACGCGAGGCTGGCGCCATCTGGTGGTTCTGTTTCGGCCGAAAGAACAGGGCAATCTCTCCGGATCCAGTTTTCTTTTGCTGGCCGCCTTGCTTTTGGTTCTTTTTTTCAGCCGCGAGGCGGCCGCACTTTCCCTTCTGTATATCGTCGTGGGGGACGTGGCTGGCGCGCTGGTCGGCCGCCGCTTTGGACGCCACCCGCTTTTTGATAAAACCTGGGAGGGGAGCCTCGCTTTTTTTCTGGCCTGTGTCGTAATTTCGCCGTTTGTACCGGGGTTGCCGTTTTGGGTAAAACTCTGTGCGGCTGCGCTGGCCGCTTTTGTGGAACTCCTGCCGCTGAATCTTGATGACAACCTGTCCGTCCCGCTCGCAACGGCCATTTTTCTGGCCGCCGTACAACGGCTATAACCAAATACCTTCTTTTAAACGACCGTTTTTTGACCGCGTTGTCATTTTTTCCTATGGAGACCGGACTCAATTTTTTTGTGCCAATACAACCGCTTGTCCACAAACGGGTTACTGAAAATTTTTTCCCCTTGACATCCTTTTTTCTCCGATTAGATTTTATTTTAGTGAAGGAAGGTGGACTCCAGAAACCGTTCAACCTTAACCCAATACAGGAGGTTTGGCCGTGGCCAAAGGCAGAGTCAAGTGGTTCAATGAGACTCGGGGGTATGGCTTTATAACCAACCAGGAAGGTGAAGAACTGTACGTCCATTTCACGGACATACAGGGGAGAGGGTACAAGACGTTAGTGGAAGGGGAAGAGGTCGAATACGAAGTGAAAGCCAACGAGAAAGGAAAACAGGCCACCAACGTAATGAAACTCTGACCCGTACGGGCCAAATCCCCCACAACCTCCAAGGTTGTGGGGGATTTGTTTTACCGATCAAGTCAATAAAGTCTTACAAATAGGTTAGACCAATAGGAATAACAGAGAAGGCAGAACCAACCTTAAAGCTTAAATCACAAATTTGAGGTATCTATGAAGGCAATCGATTTGCGCTCCGACACGGTCACCCGCCCCTCCCCCGGCATGCGAAGAGCGATGTACGAAGCCGAAGTGGGGGATGATGTTTTCGGGGACGATCCGACCGTCCAAATTCTGGAGGAACGAGTAGCCGAACTTTTCGGCAAAGAGGCCTCCGTTTTCGTCCCTTCCGGGACAATGGGGAATCAGATTTCCCTTAAAGTTTTAAGCAGTCCCGGCGACGAACTGCTCTTGGATGAAAACTCGCATATTTTCAATTACGAAGTGGGTGCGCCGGCCGCCCTCTCCGGTCTTCTCGTTCATCCGTTAAAAGGGGAGCGGGGGCACTTGACCGCCCTGCAAATTGAATCTCACGTGCGCGGATCTGATTTGCACTTACCTCCCACACGCGTGGTGGCCGTGGAAAACACGCACAACCGCGCCGGAGGGACGATTGCCTCCCTGGATGAGTTCAAACGAATCAAGCAGGTCGCCGTCACCCGTCAGTTGAAACTGCATCTGGACGGCGCCCGTTTGTGGAACGCCTCGGTCGCCACCGGCATTCCGCTGGCCGACTGGGCCGCTCCTTTTGACACGGTGATGTCCTGTCTCTCCAAGGGGCTTGGCTGCCCGGTGGGGTCTATGGTGGTTGGCAATAAGGAGACGATAGCCAAAGCCCGCAAAGTCAGGAAGTTGTTCGGAGGCGGCATGCGCCAAGTGGGGATTCTCGCCGCCGCCGGGCTGTACGCCTTGGAGCACAATTTTGCCCGGTTGGCGGAGGACCACGCCAATGCCCGGCACCTTGCCACCGGTCTGGCAAACCTGTCCGGTTTGCAGGTCGATCTGGATTCCGTTCAAACCAACATTGTCATAGTGGATTTAAAACCATCCGGCAAATCTGTTCCGGACGTCGTTGCCCGGTTGAGGGAAGAGGGTGTGCGGGTCGTTCCCTTCGGCCCCACCCGCATCCGCGCCGTCTGCCATCTGGATGTAGGCCGGGAGGACATTGATAAGGTGCTGGAGGTTTTCTGCCGCCACTTCGAACCCATTCGCGTCCCCGCAGCCTTCCCCTCCGGAACACCGGAGACCGAAAAGCCGACTCCCTATGCCGCCCGCCGGGTGCGGGCCGATTTGGCGGAGCTGATAAGCGCCTTTGCCGACGGACGGCTGGAAAACGAGTATTATCTTTCGTTGCGCACGGGCCGTATTCACCTTTTGACCGACCGGAGCAGCGAGGAGGAAAGACAGGAACTGTATCAATCGGAGGAGGACTACATTCTTCTTCCCAAGAAGCGGAGCCGGGACGGCTATCAGGACCTGCTCGATTTTATCGCCGGTGTCGGCGATGCCGGCTTGAAGGAAAAACTTTCCACCGCCGTGCAGGGACAGGGGGCC
Proteins encoded in this region:
- a CDS encoding Glu/Leu/Phe/Val dehydrogenase, producing MTTASGQRSFFENVNFYFDKAAAFTGHPKGLLEQIKACNSIYAFQFPIRTQNGYEVISGWRVEHSHHKLPVKGGIRYSEEVNEDEVKALAALMTYKCAIVDVPFGGAKGAVKIDPKKYTLAELEQITRRYTAELIKKNFIGPGVDVPAPDYGTGPREMAWIVDTYAAFNPGQLDAFACVTGKPVTQGGVRGRTEATGRGVFYGLREVCNHEEEMNKLGLSRGLEGKTVVVQGLGNVGYHVAKFCQEGGCRIIALAEYEGAIHSPQGLDVEAVVKHRRETGGVLNFPGAKNVTPSALALELECDILVPAALENQITEANAPKIKAKIIAEGANGPTTAAAEEVLLKKGILVLPDMYLNAGGVTVSYFEWLKNLSHVRFGRMGKRFEERAFDSLLGAIEKTTGKKFTEAERRIVAKGADEIDLVNSGLEETMIGAYNQILDVWRGNPKIPDLRTAAFVSSINKIATSYMELGVFP
- a CDS encoding GNAT family N-acetyltransferase gives rise to the protein MITGEITLRNATINDMPHIVRMIGEFDLDYEQLSPEQFLVIEDGGQIVAFGRLKPYSDAVELGSVGVRPDRRKMGYGKMMVEALIEKAPDEIWITTNLRDYFRLFGFTESEKMPASIKNKLENFCHFTCRPGIAAMVLRKNANPSDGKK
- a CDS encoding DNA polymerase III subunit alpha, with translation MKHLADFVHLHNHTTYSLLDGAIKIDDLMAKAKEYGMPALALTDHGNLFGAIEFYKSAKKHGIKPIIGCEAYVAPESRHKKEPLRGFPDAGYHLILLAKNLAGYRNLVKLSSAGYLEGFYHRPRVDKELLRAHSEGLVCLSSCLNGELPAQLRNSDFKKAREVANEYADIFGRENFFVELQDHGISEEDRIRGELAKIGQELGFGLVATNDCHYLRRVDAAAHDALLCIQTGKVLTDTDRLKYETDQVYFKSDREMKELFGWAPESIENTLRIAEVCNLELELGKLHLPRFPLPSGFNSADQFLEHLARKGMEERYHPVTPEVKERLEYELKVIREMGYSGYFLIVRDFVDYALRNNFPVGPGRGSVGGSLVAYCIGITRIDPMKYGLLFERFLNPERISMPDIDIDFSDRDRDRIIQYVIDKYGEENVCQIITFGTMAARAVVRDVGRVMSLPYSEVDRIAKLIPFDTEMTLERAMEMQPDLKRLTASDPKIAQLMEYSKTLEGLSRHASVHAAGVVIAPSKLTDYVPLYRTNRDETVTQFDMKGIEEIGLLKMDFLGLRTLTVIEDTVRFVKEREGIAIDIDKIPLDDAKTFELFASGETTGLFQFESAGMRDYLRKLKPDSLSDLAAMNALYRPGPLDAYMVDEYIDRKKGKKVQYEHPKLEKILKETYGVIVFQEQVLEIAKELAGYTLGKADILRKAMGKKDAELMAGEKEEFIQGAVAHHIDKQKAERIFEQIATFGRYGFNKAHSVGYAYLAYQTGYLKAHWPVYFMAASLSSEMGNTDRVVLLILESQRLGIEVLPPDVNRSFSKFTVEDGKIRYGLAAVKNVGEGTVETLVTTRQAKGEFKSIFDFARKMDTGALNRRMVESLVLAGAFDSLDSNRARLFKNVQRAIDWGADAQAADAAGQASLFGGRSDLGISEPALEPEEKWPPVMRLTREKEVLGFYFSGNPLENYRRELDLFSTTQIGNLESFRDGEEVVLSGMIGDIKTKLDKKGKRMAFAGIEDITGRTELVIFSDVFERSRAALHPEKLVVARGRVSTKEGEKPKLVASEVYSVEEAYLRSPLALTLTFDVAERPLLDKALPLLEFGSWPGLLNIRLVSPEETVLFCSRLGGVRLSRELLESLRQFVAPEKVELSGPRQGKKP
- the bstA gene encoding bacillithiol transferase BstA, which encodes MTDPRYPIGPFKFEGNVSETVHQLWIEQIAAAPALLRKAVAGLSEKQLDTPYRDGGWTVRQVVHHVPDSHLNAYTRFKLTLTEEEPTIKPYNEARWAELADTKKTPIEVSLNLLDSLHIRWVSLLRSLKPEDFNRTLRHPESGIMTLEKLLALYAWHGRHHTAHITSFRERQGW
- a CDS encoding rhomboid family intramembrane serine protease, whose protein sequence is MFPLKDDIPSSRMPVLTVLLIVVNTLIFFWEKLNVAGFEPTIWKWGLVPYEFTHQVELTPGMDVPPFSNVFSSMFMHGGFFHLAGNMLYLWIFGDNVEDQLGHVRFILFYLLSGVVAALSFTYLFPNSKVPLVGASGAIAGVLGGYLLRFPRARVYTLIFLGFFVQVVRIPALIVLGLWFVIQLLNAGASFTVAATSGTAWFAHVGGFVAGFLLFPLLGGMKRRAVHYDYR